A DNA window from Streptomyces bacillaris contains the following coding sequences:
- a CDS encoding N-acetylmuramoyl-L-alanine amidase encodes MHRRRLLQGAVVTAAAALVPASARAVTPVAGAPDYPAALWAPAHAANHTVTAHPSERRIDRVVIHVAQQLFTPTIGIFRDPAKQVSAHYVVRSGDGHVAQCVREKDIAWHAGNWDVNTRSIGIEHEGWVDRPEFFTDVMYRRSALLTADICARHGIPRDRAHIIGHHEVPGSDHTDPGVLWDWDRYLRLVNLP; translated from the coding sequence ATGCACCGCAGAAGGCTCCTCCAGGGGGCCGTCGTCACCGCGGCGGCGGCGCTGGTCCCGGCGTCGGCGCGGGCCGTGACACCCGTGGCCGGCGCCCCGGACTACCCGGCGGCACTCTGGGCGCCCGCCCACGCGGCGAACCACACCGTCACCGCGCACCCCTCCGAGCGCCGGATCGACCGCGTCGTCATCCATGTCGCCCAGCAGTTGTTCACCCCGACGATCGGTATCTTCCGCGATCCCGCCAAGCAGGTCTCGGCCCACTACGTGGTGCGGTCCGGTGACGGCCATGTCGCCCAGTGCGTAAGGGAGAAGGACATCGCCTGGCACGCGGGCAACTGGGACGTCAACACCCGCAGCATCGGCATCGAGCACGAGGGGTGGGTGGACCGTCCGGAGTTCTTCACCGACGTCATGTACCGGCGCTCGGCCCTCCTCACCGCGGACATCTGCGCGCGGCACGGCATACCCAGGGACCGGGCGCACATCATCGGCCACCACGAGGTGCCGGGCAGCGACCACACCGACCCGGGCGTCCTCTGGGACTGGGACCGCTACCTCCGTCTCGTCAACCTCCCCTGA
- the exaC gene encoding acetaldehyde dehydrogenase ExaC: MTRYAAPGAEGAIVTYAPRYDHWIGGAYVPPVRRQYFENPSPVNGRPFTEVARGTAEDVELALDAAHSAAHAWGATPAGDRAGVLNRIADRMEAHLEELAVAESWENGKPVRETLAADIPLAIDHFRYFAGVLRAQEGSLSELDEDTVAYHFHEPLGVVGQIIPWNFPILMATWKLAPALAAGNAVVLKPAEQTPASIHFLMSLVADLLPPGVVNIVNGFGEEAGKPLASSPRVAKIAFTGETTTGRLIMRYASENLKPVTLELGGKSPNIFFDDVSTSDDDFLDKALEGFTMFALNQGEVCTCPSRALIQRGHYGTFLEAGIARTEKIVPGDPLDTETMIGAQASETQLRKILSYLEIGRQEGAKVLTGGERVEHGGALAGGYYVQPTVFEGDNRMRIFQEEIFGPVVAVASFTDFDDAITTANDTLYGLGAGVWTRDANTAYRAGRAIKAGRVWTNCYHAYPAHAAFGGYKESGIGRENHKMMLEHYQQTKNLLVSYSPKKLGFF, translated from the coding sequence ATGACCCGTTACGCCGCACCGGGCGCCGAGGGCGCGATCGTCACGTACGCGCCCCGCTACGACCACTGGATCGGCGGTGCGTACGTGCCGCCGGTGCGCAGGCAGTACTTCGAGAACCCGAGCCCCGTCAACGGCCGCCCCTTCACCGAGGTCGCCCGGGGGACCGCCGAGGACGTCGAACTGGCCCTGGACGCGGCCCACTCCGCCGCGCACGCGTGGGGCGCGACCCCGGCCGGTGACCGCGCGGGCGTGCTGAACCGGATCGCGGACCGTATGGAAGCGCATCTGGAGGAGCTGGCGGTCGCGGAGAGCTGGGAGAACGGGAAGCCGGTGCGCGAGACGCTGGCCGCCGACATCCCGCTGGCCATCGACCACTTCCGCTACTTCGCCGGGGTGCTGCGGGCCCAGGAGGGCTCGCTCAGCGAGCTGGACGAGGACACCGTCGCGTACCACTTCCACGAGCCGCTGGGCGTGGTCGGCCAGATCATCCCGTGGAACTTCCCGATCCTGATGGCCACCTGGAAGCTCGCCCCCGCGCTGGCGGCGGGCAACGCGGTGGTCCTGAAGCCGGCCGAGCAGACCCCGGCGTCCATCCACTTCCTGATGAGCCTCGTGGCGGATCTGCTGCCGCCGGGGGTGGTCAACATCGTCAACGGCTTCGGGGAGGAGGCCGGGAAGCCCCTGGCCTCCAGCCCGCGGGTGGCGAAGATCGCGTTCACCGGTGAGACCACGACCGGGCGGCTGATCATGCGGTACGCCTCCGAGAACCTCAAGCCGGTGACGCTGGAGCTGGGCGGCAAGTCGCCGAACATCTTCTTCGACGACGTCTCCACGAGCGACGACGACTTCCTCGACAAGGCCCTCGAAGGGTTCACCATGTTCGCCCTCAACCAGGGAGAGGTGTGCACGTGTCCGTCGCGTGCCCTGATCCAGCGGGGGCACTACGGCACGTTCCTGGAGGCCGGGATCGCCCGTACGGAGAAGATCGTGCCGGGAGATCCGCTGGACACGGAGACGATGATCGGCGCGCAGGCGTCCGAGACCCAGCTCCGCAAGATTCTCTCGTATCTGGAGATCGGCCGGCAGGAGGGCGCGAAGGTCCTCACGGGCGGGGAGCGCGTCGAGCACGGGGGCGCGCTGGCGGGCGGCTACTACGTCCAGCCGACGGTCTTCGAGGGCGACAACCGGATGCGGATCTTCCAGGAGGAGATCTTCGGCCCGGTCGTCGCGGTGGCCTCCTTCACCGACTTCGACGACGCCATCACGACGGCCAACGACACCCTGTACGGGCTCGGGGCCGGGGTGTGGACCCGTGACGCCAACACGGCCTACCGGGCGGGGCGTGCGATCAAGGCGGGCCGGGTCTGGACGAACTGCTACCACGCGTATCCGGCCCACGCCGCGTTCGGAGGCTACAAGGAGTCGGGCATCGGCAGGGAGAACCACAAGATGATGCTGGAGCACTACCAGCAGACGAAGAATCTGCTGGTGTCGTACTCGCCGAAGAAGCTGGGCTTCTTCTAA
- a CDS encoding GAF domain-containing protein: MTDPWVALAADTDPGEQVGALRRAHEVFTSAGRLERPVRTVVGQSWLRSARARVSPDGAPAVEFGADELRAYREAHPLARAMPVIRELMGAYATDGEHLLAVCDAQGRLLWVEGHAAARRRAGAMNFVEGARWAESVAGTNAPGTALAVGRPVQVFAAEHFLRPVQQWTCAAAPLHDPNTGRVLGAVDITGGDRLAHPHSLAFVQAVARAAESQLALLAPAVTEGGSVRLSALGRDEALLVAGDRRIRLSRRHSEILVALARRPEGMSGDELLIELYEDESVSPVTLRAELSRLRRLLGPELLHSRPYRLGVPVDADFDTVARRLGSGAVAGALGAYAGPLLPGSRAPGVVRLRRRLADQLRAALIARGDPGLLADWAYSPWGEDDLPVWRALAEAVPAGQRAAVLARVRGLDVEQGG, translated from the coding sequence TTGACGGACCCCTGGGTGGCCCTGGCGGCTGACACGGACCCCGGTGAACAGGTGGGGGCGCTGCGCCGCGCGCATGAGGTGTTCACCTCCGCGGGGCGGCTGGAGCGGCCGGTACGGACGGTGGTCGGGCAGTCGTGGCTCCGCTCGGCGCGGGCCCGGGTCAGCCCGGACGGCGCGCCCGCCGTGGAGTTCGGCGCGGACGAGCTGCGCGCCTACCGCGAGGCGCATCCGCTGGCCCGGGCGATGCCCGTGATCCGTGAACTCATGGGCGCGTACGCGACGGACGGGGAGCATCTGCTCGCCGTCTGCGACGCGCAGGGCCGGCTGCTGTGGGTGGAGGGTCACGCTGCGGCCCGTCGGCGTGCCGGAGCGATGAACTTCGTGGAGGGCGCCCGTTGGGCGGAGTCGGTCGCCGGGACCAACGCACCGGGCACGGCCCTCGCGGTCGGCCGGCCGGTGCAGGTCTTCGCCGCCGAGCACTTCCTGCGCCCGGTGCAGCAGTGGACGTGTGCGGCGGCCCCGCTGCACGACCCGAACACCGGCCGGGTGCTGGGGGCGGTGGACATCACGGGCGGCGACCGGCTGGCGCACCCGCACAGTCTGGCGTTCGTGCAGGCGGTGGCGCGGGCCGCCGAGTCGCAGCTCGCCCTGCTCGCTCCGGCGGTCACCGAGGGCGGTTCGGTGCGGCTGAGCGCGCTGGGCCGGGACGAGGCGCTGCTGGTGGCCGGGGACCGCAGGATCCGGCTCAGCAGGCGGCACAGCGAGATCCTCGTCGCACTGGCCCGCCGTCCGGAGGGGATGAGCGGGGACGAACTGCTGATCGAACTGTACGAGGACGAGTCGGTCTCCCCCGTGACGCTGCGGGCCGAACTCTCCCGGCTCAGACGGCTGCTGGGCCCGGAGCTGCTGCATTCGCGTCCGTACCGGCTGGGCGTGCCGGTGGACGCCGACTTCGACACGGTGGCGCGGAGGCTGGGTTCCGGGGCCGTGGCGGGGGCGCTGGGCGCGTATGCGGGTCCGCTGCTGCCGGGTTCCCGGGCGCCCGGGGTCGTACGGCTGCGCCGGCGCCTCGCGGACCAGCTGCGGGCGGCGCTGATCGCCCGGGGTGATCCGGGGCTGCTGGCCGACTGGGCGTACAGCCCGTGGGGCGAGGACGACCTGCCGGTGTGGCGGGCGTTGGCGGAGGCGGTGCCCGCGGGACAGCGGGCGGCGGTGCTGGCCAGGGTGCGGGGGCTGGACGTGGAGCAGGGCGGCTGA
- a CDS encoding SWIM zinc finger family protein: MSDAYEPDTVDVEGGAELTEVTFAPLPPARGRGFATSWWGRAWLQALEDTALDGEQLKKGRRLAREGAVGAVSVRPGRITAVVRDRDGTAHRSDVLLQELGAEAWDRFLDMAVDRAGHIAALLDREMPPHLVEDAAGAGVELLPGIGDLEPECTCGTWDHCPHSGALCYQVARLLDEDPFVLLLMRGRAERRLLDELQVRSAARAVRGAEGGEAPESVEQEGYGVPAEEAFGAGSILPPLPLPPPVPEEPGLPPSLDTEAGPPPGLDPAALEVLAADSAIRARRMLLEALAPGHGRQPVPAELTPGQDAVRLVADARPEPWIAGRLAEGAGRSRAELEAAVRAWRYGGVAALAVLDEEWSPDADSLARARARLAAAWEEGERPRLRAAGARWTVAGADVQLRYDRDGRWWPYRKERGRWVPAGPADDDPASALAGVLAGASAET; encoded by the coding sequence ATGAGCGACGCGTACGAACCGGACACGGTGGACGTCGAGGGCGGGGCCGAGCTGACCGAGGTCACGTTCGCGCCCCTGCCTCCCGCGCGCGGCCGGGGGTTCGCCACCTCCTGGTGGGGCCGGGCGTGGCTGCAGGCGCTGGAGGACACGGCCCTGGACGGTGAGCAGCTCAAGAAGGGGCGCCGGCTGGCCCGGGAGGGCGCGGTCGGGGCGGTCTCCGTACGGCCCGGCCGGATCACCGCTGTCGTACGGGACCGGGACGGCACGGCCCACCGGAGCGACGTACTGCTCCAGGAGCTGGGCGCGGAGGCGTGGGACCGGTTCCTGGACATGGCGGTGGACCGGGCCGGGCACATCGCGGCGCTGCTGGACCGGGAGATGCCGCCGCATCTGGTGGAGGACGCGGCGGGTGCCGGGGTGGAGCTGCTGCCCGGGATCGGCGATCTGGAACCGGAGTGCACCTGCGGGACCTGGGACCACTGCCCGCACTCGGGCGCCCTCTGCTACCAGGTGGCGCGGCTGCTGGACGAGGACCCGTTCGTCCTGCTGCTGATGCGGGGGCGCGCGGAGCGTCGGCTGCTGGACGAGCTCCAGGTCCGCAGCGCCGCGCGTGCGGTGCGCGGTGCGGAGGGCGGCGAAGCGCCGGAGAGCGTGGAGCAGGAGGGGTACGGGGTGCCGGCCGAGGAGGCGTTCGGCGCGGGCTCCATCCTGCCGCCGCTCCCCCTGCCCCCGCCGGTGCCCGAGGAGCCGGGGCTGCCGCCGTCGCTGGACACGGAGGCGGGCCCACCGCCCGGTCTCGACCCGGCGGCGCTGGAGGTGCTGGCCGCCGACAGCGCCATACGGGCCCGGCGGATGCTGCTGGAGGCGCTGGCTCCGGGGCACGGACGGCAGCCGGTTCCGGCGGAGCTGACGCCGGGGCAGGACGCGGTGCGGCTGGTCGCCGACGCCCGGCCGGAGCCGTGGATCGCGGGGCGGCTGGCCGAGGGGGCGGGCCGGTCGCGGGCCGAGCTGGAGGCGGCGGTGCGCGCGTGGCGATACGGAGGGGTGGCCGCGCTGGCGGTGCTGGACGAGGAGTGGTCCCCGGACGCGGACTCCCTCGCCCGGGCCCGTGCGCGGCTCGCGGCGGCCTGGGAGGAGGGTGAGCGGCCCCGGTTGCGGGCGGCGGGGGCTCGTTGGACCGTGGCGGGCGCCGATGTCCAGCTCCGGTACGACCGCGACGGCCGGTGGTGGCCGTACCGCAAGGAGCGTGGCCGCTGGGTACCCGCGGGACCGGCGGACGACGATCCGGCGAGTGCGCTGGCGGGGGTGCTCGCCGGGGCTTCGGCGGAGACCTGA